A part of Methanosphaera sp. WGK6 genomic DNA contains:
- the acs gene encoding acetate--CoA ligase alpha subunit — protein MKDLTGLFNPKSIAVIGASSQEGKIGYIVTENLKECGFKGDIYPINTKADGELLGLPAYKSVSDVPGDIDLAVMSIPAKFMNATLEECGQKGIKNIIAITAGFKEIGGEGAKLEEEMAEIAKKYDMNIQGPNCLGSLDTHTPMNASFSQMMPKQGNIAFVSQSGAMTVAIIDWSISEGIGFSKVVSLGNKVDVSEIDVIEELADDPKTDVILGYLEGISDGERFLEVMRRVTKKKPVVLIKSGSSQAGAQAVSSHTGALAGNDSAFDAAFENCGVMRAHSMQDLFDFGLAFSKSELPRGKKIAVVTNAGGGGVLTADKIEDVGLELAQLSEETMDKLKEVIPEEGSVRNPIDVLGDASPDRYENTLDIVLAEEDIDSVIIMACPTASYQPKEVGEAIVKAKEKSDKPLFVVNMGGPSFEEENKVLRDNGISTFIFPETAVTALQALERYSTIKEEDQESCVEKITDVDKEKALQVLEDAKAKGRDALLGSEAYQVAEAYGISAAPIVLATNKEEAGEAAEKMGFPVVLKIASDKILHKTDIGGVVVNISSKEEAETTFEKIMASAKEAHPDVVPDGVEVQKMMPNGHEILIGMLRDPQFGPIIGFGMGGIYVNLINDVCFKLGSGISDEVIDDQIDSTKISKLLKGYRGENPSDIEAVKDTLKRVTKLTLDFPEIKELDINPVFVYEEGCSALDIKIKL, from the coding sequence ATGAAAGATCTTACTGGATTATTCAATCCAAAATCTATAGCCGTAATCGGTGCATCAAGTCAAGAAGGAAAAATAGGTTATATAGTCACAGAAAACCTCAAAGAATGTGGATTTAAAGGTGACATATACCCAATTAACACAAAAGCAGACGGAGAATTACTCGGCTTACCAGCATATAAATCAGTAAGCGATGTTCCAGGAGACATTGACCTAGCAGTAATGTCAATACCTGCAAAATTCATGAACGCAACACTCGAAGAATGTGGACAAAAAGGAATTAAAAACATCATTGCAATTACCGCTGGTTTCAAAGAAATAGGTGGAGAAGGAGCAAAACTTGAAGAAGAAATGGCAGAAATTGCTAAAAAATACGATATGAACATTCAAGGTCCTAACTGTCTAGGAAGCCTAGATACCCACACACCAATGAATGCATCATTTTCACAAATGATGCCAAAACAAGGAAACATAGCATTTGTATCCCAAAGTGGAGCAATGACAGTAGCAATTATTGACTGGAGTATCTCTGAAGGAATAGGTTTCAGTAAAGTAGTAAGTTTAGGAAACAAAGTAGATGTATCCGAAATTGACGTAATAGAAGAATTAGCTGATGACCCAAAAACAGACGTAATACTCGGATATCTTGAAGGAATAAGCGATGGAGAAAGATTCCTTGAAGTAATGAGAAGAGTAACCAAGAAAAAACCAGTAGTACTCATAAAATCAGGTTCCAGTCAAGCAGGAGCACAAGCAGTATCCTCACACACAGGAGCATTAGCAGGAAATGATTCAGCATTCGATGCAGCATTTGAAAACTGTGGAGTAATGAGAGCACACTCCATGCAAGACTTATTTGATTTCGGATTAGCATTCTCCAAATCAGAACTACCACGTGGTAAAAAAATAGCAGTAGTTACAAATGCAGGTGGAGGAGGAGTACTCACCGCAGATAAAATTGAAGATGTAGGTCTTGAATTAGCACAACTATCTGAAGAAACCATGGACAAACTTAAAGAAGTTATCCCAGAAGAAGGTAGTGTACGTAACCCAATAGATGTATTAGGAGACGCATCACCAGACAGATATGAAAACACACTAGATATTGTACTAGCTGAAGAAGATATTGACAGTGTAATAATCATGGCATGTCCAACAGCATCCTACCAACCAAAAGAAGTAGGAGAAGCAATTGTAAAAGCAAAAGAAAAATCAGATAAACCATTATTCGTAGTAAACATGGGTGGACCAAGCTTTGAAGAAGAAAACAAAGTACTCAGAGACAATGGTATTTCAACATTCATCTTCCCAGAAACAGCAGTAACAGCACTTCAAGCACTAGAAAGATATTCAACAATCAAAGAAGAAGACCAAGAATCTTGTGTTGAAAAAATAACAGATGTTGACAAAGAAAAAGCATTACAAGTACTTGAAGATGCTAAAGCAAAAGGAAGAGATGCATTACTAGGTAGTGAAGCATACCAAGTAGCAGAAGCATATGGAATATCAGCAGCACCAATAGTTCTTGCAACTAACAAAGAAGAAGCAGGAGAAGCAGCTGAAAAAATGGGATTCCCTGTTGTACTTAAAATTGCATCAGATAAAATCTTACACAAAACAGATATTGGTGGAGTAGTAGTAAATATTTCATCAAAAGAAGAAGCAGAAACTACATTTGAGAAAATCATGGCTAGTGCTAAAGAAGCACACCCTGATGTAGTACCTGATGGTGTAGAAGTACAAAAAATGATGCCTAATGGACATGAAATATTAATAGGTATGCTACGTGATCCACAATTTGGTCCTATCATAGGATTTGGTATGGGTGGAATCTATGTGAACTTAATTAATGATGTATGCTTCAAGTTAGGTTCTGGAATTAGTGATGAAGTAATTGATGATCAAATAGACAGTACAAAAATAAGTAAATTACTTAAAGGATATCGTGGAGAAAATCCAAGTGATATTGAAGCTGTGAAAGATACATTAAAACGTGTCACTAAATTAACACTTGATTTCCCTGAAATCAAAGAGTTAGATATAAACCCTGTATTTGTATATGAAGAAGGATGCAGTGCATTAGATATAAAAATCAAATTATAG